Proteins from a genomic interval of Gadus morhua chromosome 21, gadMor3.0, whole genome shotgun sequence:
- the dll4 gene encoding delta-like protein 4, with protein sequence MAAWFTFTVAFSTTLITQVFGAGVFEIDLHEFRNHKAMLANGNACTPSCRTFFRVCLKNYQAVVSPGDCIFGSGMTPVLGTNSFSAKDSGTFTTPIRVQVNFGWPGSFSLIIEAWHSPQESAPIDTNNTDMLIGFFSIQRQMGVGSEWSQDSQSGRQTELRYSYRFVCQENYYGESCSKKCMSRDDRFGHYTCTRDGQLSCMAGWKGKYCEEPICLDGCSERNGNCSRPGECVCREGWQGPFCDECKKYPACKHGTCQQPWQCNCQEGWGGLFCDQDLNFCTHHRPCVNGATCMNTGQGSYTCTCLPGFTGVNCELEMQECDSNPCRNAGICTNLDSGYTCTCLPGFEGSHCEHSLLTCGDASCFHGGQCREKDNGRSYVCECPHGYTGLNCEKRVDKCTSLPCANGGLCVIHSGMRVCSCRAGFTGQRCEINVNECADNPCVNGGTCLDHTNDYKCACLPGYGGRNCDRLLDECALRPCANGGLCTGGGGPGKPPTACLCPPGFAGSRCEYPDAVTFPVVRPDHGPDSFPWAAVVLAVGLVALLVLLCMVGLAMRHVHRQARQGGGDTETMNNLSNVQRDNLIPASQLKNTNQKAGLEVDCESEKSNFNRKNYHLDTYGSKAKEFKEDSSQEGKGLIYDKCLEEKVPLSRMYSEKPECRISAICSPRDSMYQSVFVIAEERRECVIATEV encoded by the exons ATGGCAGCCTGGTTTACCTTTACAGTTGCGTTCAGCACCACGTTGATAACACAG GTATTCGGTGCCGGTGTGTTTGAGATCGACCTCCATGAGTTTAGGAATCACAAAGCGATGCTGGCCAACGGGAACGCGTGCACACCCAGCTGCAGGACTTTCTTTAGAGTTTGCTTGAAGAACTACCAGGCGGTTGTCTCGCCAGGTGACTGCATCTTTGGGAGCGGAATGACACCGGTTCTGGGGACCAACTCTTTCAGCGCAAAGGACAGCGGCACGTTTACCACTCCGATCCGAGTGCAAGTCAACTTTGGATGGCCg GGTTCGTTTTCACTGATCATTGAAGCCTGGCATTCGCCTCAAGAAAGTGCGCCTATAG ACACCAACAACACGGACATGCTGATCGGCTTCTTCTCCATCCAGAGACAGATGGGGGTGGGCAGCGAGTGGTCCCAGGACTCCCAGtctggcaggcagacagagctCCGATACTCCTACCGCTTTGTCTGCCAAGAGAACTACTACGGGGAGAGCTGCTCCAAGAAGTGCATGTCCCGGGACGACCGATTCGGCCACTACACGTGCACCCGTGACGGACAGCTGTCCTGCATGGCAGGGTGGAAGGGCAAATACTGTGAAGAAC CAATATGCCTGGATGGCTGCAGTGAGAGGAATGGAAACTGTTCCAGACCgggagagtgtgt CTGCAGAGAAGGCTGGCAGGGTCCCTTCTGCGACGAGTGCAAGAAATACCCCGCCTGCAAGCACGGGACCTGCCAACAGCCATGGCAGTGCAACTGccaggagggctgggggggcctGTTCTGTGACCAAG atttgaacTTCTGCACACATCACCGGCCATGTGTGAACGGAGCCACCTGCATGAACACGGGCCAGGGCAGCTACACGTGTACCTGTCTGCCCGGCTTCACAGGCGTCAACTGTGAGCTGGAGATGCAAGAGTGTGACAGCAACCCCTGCAGGAACGCAGGCATATGCACA aACCTTGATAGCGGCTACACGTGCACCTGCCTCCCCGGGTTTGAGGGCTCCCACTGCGAGCACAGCCTCCTGACGTGCGGCGACGCCTCTTGCTTCCACGGCGGCCAGTGCCGCGAGAAGGACAACGGCCGCAGCTACGTGTGCGAGTGTCCCCACGGCTACACGGGACTCAACTGCGAAAAGAGGGTGGACAAGTGCACCTCGCTTCCATGCGCCAACG GCGGGCTGTGCGTCATCCACAGCGGCATGCGCGTGTGCAGCTGTCGGGCGGGCTTCACGGGCCAGCGCTGCGAGATCAACGTCAACGAGTGCGCCGACAACCCCTGCGTCAACGGCGGCACCTGCCTGGACCACACCAACGACTACAAGTGCGCCTGCCTCCCGGGCTACGGCGGCCGCAACTGCGACCGGCTGCTGGACGAGTGCGCCCTTCGACCCTGCGCCAACGGCGGCCTCTGCACCGGGGGAGGGGGTCCGGGCAAGCCCCCCACCGCCTGCCTCTGCCCGCCGGGCTTCGCGGGGTCCCGCTGCGAGTACCCGGACGCCGTGACCTTCCCCGTGGTCAGACCTGACCACGGGCCGGATAGCTTCCCGTGGGCGGCGGTGGTGTTGGCCGTGGGCTTGGTggcgctgctggtgctgctgtgcATGGTGGGCCTGGCCATGAGGCACGTCCACAGGCAGGCCCGGCAGGGCGGGGGAGACACGGAGACCATGAACAACCTGTCCAACGTCCAGCGGGACAACCTGATCCCGGCGTCGCAACTCAAAAACACCAACCAGAAGGCGGGTCTGGAGGTGGACTGCGAGTCGGAGAAGTCGAACTTTAACCGTAAAAACTATCACTTGGACACGTACGGCTCGAAGGCCAAGGAGTTCAAGGAGGACTCGTCGCAGGAGGGGAAAGGTCTAATTTATGACAAGTGTTTAGAAGAAAAAGTGCCATTGAGTCGAATGTACAG TGAAAAGCCAGAGTGTAGGATATCAGCGATATGCTCCCCCAGAGACTCCATGTACCAGTCGGTGTTTGTTATAGCGGAGGAGCGACGGGAGTGCGTCATCGCAACCGAG